From Caldicellulosiruptor hydrothermalis 108, a single genomic window includes:
- a CDS encoding NAD(P)/FAD-dependent oxidoreductase has product MEKYDIVIIGGGPAGVTIAEQIRKENKNISVCILSEEKVLPYYRLRLGYYLQNPIDEKFFLKSSEWYQVNNIKLMLNSKVEECNFEEKIVVSRSQKIEWDYLVIASGSKPYLPEQMRNEKLQNFVFTFRSYEDLLALKKRLSQAGRVVIVGAGLLGLELASALEGKEITIVELSKRILSKQLDEVASFLLEEHIVKKGIKIILDNKIENIEPHQNGLKITLSSGQAIECDILIFSAGVVPNTEFINSQEDILNSKRGIDVNYKMQTKLTNVYACGDVAYIDGQNPGTWTFALESAKIVARNILGFAAFYQNNPLPYFLKAFGLEIVSAGDMQNLQNANILEFLDKSRMIYKKFVVKNNKLTAYLLLNDTKTHLQLSKFLNSHVNIKLLENLLK; this is encoded by the coding sequence ATGGAAAAGTATGACATTGTTATAATTGGTGGGGGACCTGCGGGTGTAACCATTGCAGAACAGATAAGAAAAGAGAACAAGAATATTTCAGTCTGTATCTTAAGTGAAGAAAAGGTTTTGCCTTATTATAGGTTAAGACTTGGATATTATCTTCAAAATCCTATAGATGAAAAGTTCTTCTTGAAATCTTCAGAGTGGTACCAAGTGAACAATATAAAATTGATGTTGAATAGTAAGGTTGAGGAATGTAATTTTGAGGAAAAAATTGTAGTTTCAAGGAGCCAAAAGATAGAATGGGACTATCTTGTTATTGCTTCAGGCTCAAAACCCTACCTTCCTGAGCAGATGCGAAATGAAAAGTTGCAAAACTTTGTCTTCACATTTAGAAGCTATGAAGATTTGCTTGCGCTTAAAAAAAGACTGTCACAGGCTGGCAGAGTTGTAATTGTTGGTGCTGGACTTTTGGGATTAGAACTTGCATCTGCACTTGAAGGTAAGGAGATAACAATAGTTGAGCTGAGCAAAAGAATATTGTCAAAACAGTTGGATGAAGTTGCCTCTTTTCTACTGGAAGAACATATTGTAAAAAAAGGAATTAAGATAATTTTGGACAATAAAATTGAAAATATTGAACCTCATCAAAATGGATTAAAAATAACACTTTCAAGTGGTCAGGCTATTGAATGTGATATACTCATTTTTTCGGCTGGAGTTGTACCAAATACTGAGTTTATAAATTCGCAGGAAGATATACTAAATAGCAAAAGAGGTATAGATGTTAATTACAAGATGCAGACTAAGCTTACCAATGTGTATGCTTGTGGTGATGTTGCATATATTGATGGTCAAAATCCTGGAACATGGACGTTTGCTTTAGAGAGTGCAAAAATAGTTGCAAGGAATATTTTAGGATTTGCAGCTTTTTATCAAAATAATCCACTACCATATTTCTTAAAAGCCTTTGGACTCGAGATTGTTTCAGCAGGTGATATGCAAAATCTGCAAAACGCAAATATACTCGAATTTTTAGATAAGAGTAGAATGATTTATAAAAAATTTGTGGTAAAAAACAACAAGTTAACCGCCTACCTTCTCTTAAATGACACCAAAACACATTTGCAGCTTTCTAAGTTTTTAAATAGTCATGTTAACATAAAATTGCTAGAAAACCTTTTGAAATAA